From the Psychrobacillus sp. FSL K6-4046 genome, one window contains:
- a CDS encoding branched-chain amino acid ABC transporter permease: MKLKSTFQVKHGVLLLIIAAFTIFPFVSDSRTWTILLTQIFIFSILAMSYDILLGYTGIVSFGHAMFFGMGAYSTAIMLNHFESTVGIFILSIAVGMVIAGVISFLVGLLTLRLKSHFFAMLTMAVSGLFLVLAEKWRTLTYGNDGFTFRAPEIFRDRMVFYLLVLGCLVLVYLFLRRFVNSPLGKVLIGVRENEQRTKSLGYNTLYYKVIASVVAGVIASLAGSLYAISLRFVNTSVLTMDITLDALLMTIIGGVGTLIGPIIGAGVIELAQHYLSGLAKEHPIFERWIIFFGIIYILAVIFFPRGIVGTIQYAFWKRKNKKSNVEVATKRRELAK, translated from the coding sequence ATGAAGTTAAAATCTACATTTCAAGTTAAACATGGCGTATTGTTGCTAATTATCGCTGCATTTACCATATTTCCATTTGTCTCAGATTCTAGAACATGGACTATTTTGCTGACTCAAATATTCATCTTTTCCATATTAGCGATGAGCTATGATATTTTGCTCGGTTATACAGGAATTGTATCCTTTGGTCATGCTATGTTCTTCGGTATGGGAGCATATTCCACGGCTATCATGTTAAACCACTTTGAGTCAACAGTCGGAATATTTATACTTTCAATTGCTGTAGGTATGGTTATTGCAGGGGTTATTAGCTTTTTAGTTGGATTGTTAACGCTACGTCTAAAAAGCCATTTCTTTGCCATGCTTACAATGGCGGTATCCGGACTATTTCTTGTCCTTGCAGAAAAGTGGAGAACTCTTACCTATGGAAATGATGGCTTTACATTTAGAGCTCCTGAAATTTTTAGAGATCGCATGGTGTTCTATCTATTGGTATTGGGGTGCCTCGTCCTAGTTTATCTATTCCTAAGAAGATTTGTAAATTCTCCTCTAGGTAAAGTGTTGATTGGAGTTAGAGAAAACGAGCAAAGAACAAAGTCACTTGGATACAACACGCTCTATTATAAGGTAATCGCTTCAGTAGTTGCGGGTGTAATTGCCAGTCTAGCAGGATCGTTATATGCGATATCGTTACGCTTTGTCAATACCAGTGTACTGACGATGGATATCACACTTGATGCATTATTAATGACAATTATAGGCGGTGTGGGCACACTTATTGGTCCTATTATAGGTGCAGGAGTTATTGAATTAGCACAGCATTATCTTTCTGGGCTAGCTAAGGAACATCCGATTTTTGAAAGATGGATTATATTCTTCGGTATTATTTATATTCTCGCCGTTATTTTCTTCCCTAGAGGCATAGTTGGAACCATTCAATATGCTTTCTGGAAACGGAAAAACAAAAAAAGTAATGTGGAAGTGGCTACTAAAAGGAGGGAGTTAGCAAAATGA
- a CDS encoding 3-oxoacyl-ACP synthase has product MTIGIVSTGIYIPTDVMTAEEIAFRSKLPIEVVKNKMGISKKPIPGKDDHTVAMGIWAAEKALQKGNVDPKSIDLIIYIGEEHKEYPLWTAAIKIQEELGAFHAWGFDVALRCGTTIMAMKVAKSMMLADPSIQTVLLAGGYRNSDFIDYTNDRTRFMFNLGAGGAAMILKRDYEKNTVLETDIITDGSFSEDVLVPVGGTKQPLSPEHLENGLYRLDVMDPEGMKARLEQKSMDNFLKVVRNALLKSGYSDNDIDYLAILHMKRSAHDYVLGELGLNTEQSIYLSDYGHVGQMDQIISLELAEKSGKIKSGDIVVLVSAGIGYAWGAIVIKWGMEGRNI; this is encoded by the coding sequence ATGACGATAGGGATTGTCAGTACTGGAATATATATTCCAACAGATGTAATGACTGCTGAAGAAATCGCATTCCGTTCCAAACTCCCTATTGAAGTAGTCAAAAACAAAATGGGTATTTCAAAAAAGCCAATTCCAGGGAAAGATGATCATACAGTTGCAATGGGAATATGGGCAGCGGAGAAAGCATTGCAAAAAGGAAATGTGGATCCCAAATCTATCGATCTAATAATCTATATTGGGGAAGAGCACAAGGAATATCCCCTTTGGACAGCTGCCATTAAGATTCAAGAAGAGCTTGGCGCCTTTCACGCGTGGGGTTTTGATGTGGCGCTACGTTGTGGAACAACAATTATGGCAATGAAAGTTGCAAAGAGCATGATGCTCGCTGACCCCTCTATCCAAACAGTTTTGCTTGCGGGAGGTTATAGAAACAGTGACTTTATTGACTATACAAATGATCGGACGCGCTTCATGTTCAACCTAGGTGCAGGTGGAGCAGCAATGATTTTAAAAAGAGATTACGAGAAAAATACTGTTTTAGAGACGGATATAATCACGGACGGCTCTTTTTCAGAGGATGTATTGGTGCCTGTTGGAGGAACTAAGCAACCTTTATCACCTGAACATTTGGAGAATGGTTTGTATCGATTAGATGTAATGGATCCCGAGGGTATGAAGGCAAGACTAGAACAAAAATCGATGGACAATTTTTTAAAGGTTGTTAGGAATGCGCTTTTGAAAAGCGGATACAGTGACAACGATATCGATTATCTTGCCATCCTTCACATGAAAAGATCTGCACATGATTATGTCCTAGGTGAGCTGGGTTTGAATACGGAACAATCTATTTATTTAAGTGATTATGGGCACGTCGGACAGATGGATCAAATTATATCATTGGAATTAGCTGAAAAATCAGGGAAAATAAAAAGTGGAGATATTGTCGTTCTAGTAAGTGCTGGCATTGGCTACGCGTGGGGAGCAATAGTTATTAAATGGGGAATGGAAGGGAGAAATATATGA
- a CDS encoding ABC transporter ATP-binding protein, with protein sequence MSTLLKLENVHTYIGQYHILQGVSFEAREGEVSVLLGRNGAGKTTTLKTIMGLTPASKGIITYDDSSIASHATHQIASSGIGYVPEDQGIFGALTVEENLKVAMRKDDDAAKERQEYVLELFPDLKKYWKKDGGHLSGGQKQMLSMARAFVNESKLLLIDEPSKGLAPVVIEKVMEAIIEMKKQTTIILVEQNFMMASKIGDTYTLIDDGETVQSGQMSELIQDEELKRKYLGIG encoded by the coding sequence ATGAGCACCTTGCTTAAATTAGAAAACGTTCACACTTATATTGGTCAATATCACATTTTGCAGGGAGTCTCTTTTGAAGCGAGGGAAGGAGAAGTGAGTGTACTGCTTGGTAGAAATGGAGCAGGGAAAACGACCACTTTAAAAACGATTATGGGCCTTACACCCGCCTCCAAAGGAATCATAACATACGATGACTCATCAATTGCCTCGCACGCTACTCATCAGATTGCCTCAAGTGGTATCGGCTATGTACCCGAGGATCAAGGTATATTTGGAGCATTAACCGTTGAGGAAAATTTAAAAGTAGCCATGAGAAAGGATGATGATGCTGCAAAAGAAAGGCAGGAATATGTCCTAGAGCTATTCCCAGATCTTAAAAAGTATTGGAAGAAGGATGGGGGGCATTTATCCGGAGGACAAAAACAAATGCTTTCGATGGCTAGGGCTTTCGTTAATGAAAGTAAACTTCTCTTAATAGACGAACCTTCAAAAGGTCTTGCACCGGTCGTTATTGAAAAGGTGATGGAAGCAATAATAGAGATGAAGAAGCAGACTACTATTATCCTGGTAGAACAAAATTTTATGATGGCAAGTAAAATCGGGGATACATACACACTAATCGATGATGGAGAAACTGTTCAATCAGGACAAATGAGTGAGCTAATCCAAGATGAAGAATTGAAGAGAAAATACCTCGGTATCGGGTAA
- a CDS encoding branched-chain amino acid ABC transporter permease gives MELIINLLINGLATGMLIFLLAAGLTLIFGLMDVLNFAHGGLFAWGAFSGVWFYSLTDSFTLALVGAVLTGALLGFITEKLIITPVYGNHVQQILITLGFMIVLSEMLKVVFGPNQIPAKVPPLLAGSWEVGDVIIIKYRLFIITIGFIVFGIFQFILKRTKIGLTVRAGVMNKEMVQALGINIKKVFLYVFMTGAALAALGGALMAPYSGVVYAEMGMEYAILAFIVVVIGGMGSFPGSLMAAILVGLSGSFMAYYVPALSLAVNMLLMAVVLIFRPQGLFTAKG, from the coding sequence ATGGAGTTGATCATCAATTTATTGATAAACGGATTGGCAACTGGCATGTTGATATTTTTATTGGCAGCTGGATTAACCTTAATATTTGGGTTAATGGATGTCTTAAACTTTGCGCATGGAGGCTTATTTGCCTGGGGTGCTTTTTCTGGAGTATGGTTTTACAGTTTGACCGATAGCTTTACCTTAGCTCTGGTAGGAGCTGTTTTAACGGGAGCTTTATTGGGGTTCATAACCGAAAAGCTAATTATCACACCTGTTTACGGAAACCATGTACAGCAGATATTAATTACTCTAGGTTTCATGATTGTTCTTTCTGAAATGCTGAAGGTCGTTTTCGGACCAAACCAAATTCCAGCAAAAGTACCTCCTCTGTTAGCTGGAAGCTGGGAGGTTGGGGATGTCATCATTATTAAATATCGTTTATTTATCATCACCATTGGATTCATCGTGTTTGGTATTTTCCAATTCATTTTAAAACGAACAAAAATCGGTCTAACTGTACGCGCTGGTGTTATGAACAAGGAAATGGTGCAGGCGTTAGGTATAAATATAAAAAAGGTTTTTTTATATGTTTTTATGACAGGTGCAGCACTTGCAGCGTTAGGTGGTGCTTTAATGGCACCCTATTCAGGTGTGGTATACGCTGAAATGGGCATGGAGTATGCAATATTAGCCTTCATAGTAGTAGTCATTGGTGGAATGGGTAGTTTTCCAGGATCATTAATGGCAGCTATTTTAGTAGGTTTGTCAGGGAGCTTCATGGCGTATTATGTTCCAGCTCTATCACTTGCGGTAAATATGCTGCTAATGGCAGTCGTATTAATCTTCCGTCCGCAAGGTTTGTTTACTGCGAAAGGATGA
- a CDS encoding thioesterase family protein has protein sequence MFISEKEIEVRYAETDQMGVVYHANYLVWLEMGRTQLIQDLGFSYAGLEKDGYLSPVTNVNINYKTPVKYGDRVKVRTWIEKHGRLRTTYGYEVVHTDGTLSSTATTEHVIVRKEDFRPVSLAKIDAAWDNKYKEIVKES, from the coding sequence ATGTTTATAAGTGAAAAAGAAATTGAAGTACGATACGCAGAGACCGATCAAATGGGAGTAGTGTATCATGCCAACTATTTAGTTTGGTTAGAGATGGGGCGAACTCAGCTCATACAAGATTTAGGTTTCTCCTATGCAGGTTTAGAGAAAGACGGATACCTTTCGCCAGTGACCAATGTCAATATAAATTATAAGACTCCTGTCAAATATGGAGATAGAGTCAAGGTACGCACTTGGATTGAAAAGCATGGAAGACTTAGAACAACCTATGGCTATGAAGTTGTACATACAGATGGCACGCTGTCTTCTACAGCAACAACGGAGCATGTCATCGTTCGAAAAGAGGATTTTAGACCGGTATCACTTGCTAAGATAGATGCAGCTTGGGACAATAAATATAAAGAAATCGTGAAGGAATCTTAA
- a CDS encoding IS110 family transposase, whose translation MSQMLVGIDVSLRSHHVHFMHGEGHTLADFSVSNDTEGANTLIQKLLGTAEKNQCEHIKIGLEATDQYSWHVAHYLKNQLHNYEPTFQTAVYMLNARKVSRFKKGYDTLPKNDRIDAWVIADHLRFGRLPHEMQETLQYEALRRLTRTRFHLMHEVARNKTYMMNQLFLKFSGLRQDNPFSNTFGTTSLAVIEELDPETIAEMPLEELVEFLQEKGKKRFAEPEEIAKYLQKLARNSFRLDKAMADPVNISLSVILSTIRHMESQVKRLDKEIERMMKGFTQTLTSVKGIGPVYAAGLLAEIGDIKRFDDHHALAKYAGLVWTQYQSGEFEAENTSRMRTGNKYLRYYLVQAADAVRKYDTEYKAFYQKKYQEVTKHQHKRALVLTARKLVRLVHSLLRTNQLYIPPERRD comes from the coding sequence ATGTCACAAATGCTAGTCGGTATCGACGTGAGTTTGCGCTCCCATCATGTCCATTTCATGCATGGAGAGGGACATACGCTCGCTGATTTTTCTGTTTCCAATGATACAGAAGGTGCGAACACCTTAATTCAAAAGCTTTTAGGAACAGCGGAAAAAAATCAGTGCGAACATATTAAAATTGGATTAGAAGCGACAGACCAGTATAGCTGGCACGTTGCTCATTATTTAAAGAATCAATTGCACAATTATGAACCAACGTTTCAAACAGCGGTTTATATGTTAAATGCACGTAAAGTATCTCGCTTTAAAAAGGGGTACGATACGTTACCGAAAAACGATCGAATTGACGCCTGGGTAATTGCGGATCATTTACGCTTTGGACGTCTGCCACATGAAATGCAAGAAACCTTACAATATGAAGCACTTCGTCGTTTAACACGTACCCGATTCCATCTAATGCATGAAGTTGCACGTAATAAAACCTACATGATGAACCAACTGTTTTTAAAGTTTAGTGGCCTACGCCAAGATAACCCGTTCTCGAATACATTCGGTACGACCAGTCTCGCTGTCATTGAAGAGCTAGATCCGGAAACCATTGCCGAGATGCCTTTAGAAGAACTGGTTGAGTTCTTACAGGAGAAAGGCAAAAAACGTTTTGCCGAGCCAGAAGAAATCGCTAAATATCTTCAAAAGCTTGCACGTAATTCCTTTCGATTAGACAAGGCCATGGCTGATCCCGTTAACATCTCACTATCCGTGATTTTAAGTACGATTCGCCATATGGAATCCCAAGTCAAACGTTTGGATAAGGAAATCGAGCGTATGATGAAAGGTTTCACCCAAACATTAACTTCCGTAAAAGGCATTGGACCCGTGTACGCAGCCGGCTTGCTCGCCGAAATTGGAGATATCAAGCGTTTTGATGACCACCACGCATTAGCGAAATATGCTGGACTCGTTTGGACACAGTATCAATCTGGCGAATTTGAAGCCGAAAATACTAGCCGGATGCGAACCGGCAATAAATACCTACGGTATTATCTTGTACAAGCAGCAGATGCGGTACGTAAATATGACACTGAATATAAAGCCTTTTATCAAAAGAAATACCAAGAAGTAACCAAGCACCAACATAAACGCGCTCTCGTCTTAACCGCTAGAAAACTAGTACGCCTCGTGCATTCGCTACTACGCACGAATCAGCTGTACATACCACCAGAAAGGAGAGACTGA
- a CDS encoding alpha/beta hydrolase encodes MTLQKVTLANGESITYRERARGKRILVLVHGNMTSSKHWDLLMDALDDSFTVIAMDMRGFGGSTYHTRVNGIKDFSNDLKGFVDHLSLKKFDLIGWSTGGAVCMQFVADCPGYCEKLVLLASASTRGYPFFGTNADGTPNYNERLQTIEEIENDPSKTKAMQGLYDTKNKEGLRAVWNAAIYTQSKPNEQLYEEYLDDMLTQRNLADVYHSLNIFNIGKEHNGAAKGTNQAKDITIPVLVIRGDRDYVVSEQMTQEIVADLGDNATYIPLVNCGHSPLIDDLEQLLSAVEPFLKPSGNMSSEKKK; translated from the coding sequence ATGACATTACAAAAAGTAACATTGGCAAATGGGGAGTCAATTACTTATAGGGAAAGAGCAAGGGGTAAGCGGATCCTCGTACTTGTTCATGGCAATATGACGTCATCAAAGCATTGGGATCTACTAATGGATGCTTTGGATGATTCATTTACTGTAATTGCTATGGATATGAGAGGTTTTGGAGGCTCTACTTATCATACACGAGTAAATGGGATAAAGGATTTTTCAAATGATTTAAAAGGTTTTGTCGACCACCTTTCCCTTAAGAAGTTTGACTTGATCGGCTGGTCTACTGGGGGCGCAGTATGTATGCAGTTCGTTGCTGATTGCCCTGGGTATTGTGAAAAACTGGTTCTCTTGGCGTCAGCATCCACCAGAGGATATCCATTCTTTGGGACGAATGCAGATGGCACGCCTAACTATAATGAAAGACTACAAACGATTGAGGAAATCGAGAATGATCCATCAAAAACGAAGGCGATGCAAGGATTGTATGATACAAAAAACAAAGAGGGCTTAAGGGCTGTATGGAATGCTGCAATCTATACACAAAGTAAACCGAATGAGCAATTATATGAAGAATATTTAGACGATATGCTGACACAACGAAATTTAGCTGATGTGTATCACAGCTTAAATATATTTAATATTGGTAAAGAGCATAATGGAGCCGCAAAAGGAACTAACCAGGCTAAGGATATAACCATACCAGTTCTTGTTATTCGTGGAGATCGAGATTATGTAGTTTCAGAGCAAATGACACAAGAAATCGTTGCAGATTTGGGTGACAATGCTACATATATCCCTTTAGTTAACTGTGGCCATTCTCCCTTAATTGATGATTTGGAGCAATTGCTAAGTGCTGTCGAACCATTTTTAAAGCCCAGTGGTAATATGTCAAGCGAAAAAAAGAAATGA
- the fabG gene encoding 3-oxoacyl-ACP reductase FabG, translated as MRLQDKVAIITGAANGIGSAAVQRFVEEGAKVVLADFDQQAGTSLENELREQGYSAFFIQVDVADRKSVDAMVDQTIERFGEIHILINNAGITRDAMLTKMTEEDFSRVLDVNLKGVFNCTQAVVPYMVGNQYGKIINTSSVSGVYGNVGQTNYAASKAAVVGMTKTWAKELGRKGLNVNAVAPGFTLTKMVAKMPEKIIEQMQSVVALQRLAEPRDIANAYLFLASDESSYVHGHVLQVDGGIMM; from the coding sequence ATGAGACTTCAAGATAAAGTAGCAATTATTACTGGAGCCGCTAACGGTATAGGATCCGCGGCTGTTCAACGGTTTGTTGAAGAAGGAGCAAAAGTAGTTTTGGCTGATTTCGATCAACAGGCAGGCACATCTCTAGAAAATGAATTAAGAGAACAAGGTTATTCGGCATTCTTTATCCAAGTGGATGTGGCAGATCGAAAAAGTGTTGATGCAATGGTGGACCAAACGATTGAACGGTTTGGAGAGATTCATATTTTGATAAATAATGCAGGGATCACTCGTGATGCCATGCTAACTAAAATGACGGAAGAAGATTTTAGTAGAGTGTTAGATGTAAATCTAAAAGGTGTATTCAATTGCACGCAGGCTGTTGTTCCATACATGGTAGGAAATCAATATGGAAAAATTATTAATACTTCCTCCGTTAGTGGAGTTTATGGAAACGTAGGTCAGACCAATTACGCTGCTTCAAAGGCTGCGGTGGTAGGAATGACGAAGACATGGGCAAAAGAACTAGGAAGAAAAGGCCTCAATGTCAATGCTGTAGCCCCGGGGTTCACTTTAACGAAAATGGTAGCGAAAATGCCTGAGAAAATTATTGAACAGATGCAGTCTGTTGTGGCCCTCCAACGTTTAGCAGAACCACGCGATATTGCAAATGCATATTTGTTTTTAGCCTCCGATGAATCTAGTTATGTTCACGGGCATGTACTACAAGTAGATGGCGGTATCATGATGTAA
- a CDS encoding substrate-binding domain-containing protein: protein MLLSVLFFSAACSEESGEATPVSGEVQEGETIKIGVLASLTGSLESYGKQTRNGFELGLEYATGGTMEIAGKKIEVVYEDTETKPEVAVQKATKLLEEDEVDFLVGSSSSGDTLAVLPLAEEYEKIMIVEPAVADSITGSEFNPYIFRTARNSSQDAVAGAAAIAKEGVKIATFAPDYSFGWDGVTAFKAAAEKLGAEIVLEEYADPAATDFTSNLQKVIQAKPDYLFVVWAGANSPWNQIADLKLQDKGIKISTGAPDIPALSIMEPLIGMEGFSVYYHTLPDNEINDWLVEEHKKRFNGEVPDLFTPGGMSAAIAIVEALKKSEGNTDANELIKLMEGMSFETAKGKMTFRAEDHQALQSLYSIKLEKQDGIPYPVPVLIRELSPEETEPPIINKK, encoded by the coding sequence ATGCTATTATCGGTTTTATTTTTTAGTGCGGCTTGTAGTGAGGAGTCAGGTGAAGCTACTCCTGTTTCAGGCGAGGTGCAGGAAGGCGAGACTATTAAAATTGGTGTACTTGCTTCGTTGACTGGATCACTGGAGTCGTACGGGAAGCAAACTAGAAACGGTTTTGAACTTGGTTTAGAGTATGCGACTGGCGGGACAATGGAGATAGCTGGCAAGAAAATTGAGGTTGTTTACGAGGATACAGAGACTAAACCTGAGGTTGCTGTTCAAAAAGCGACAAAGCTTTTGGAAGAGGATGAAGTAGACTTCTTAGTTGGTTCCTCTAGTTCTGGGGATACGTTAGCTGTACTGCCACTTGCTGAGGAATATGAAAAGATTATGATCGTAGAACCTGCTGTAGCTGATAGTATCACGGGTTCTGAATTTAATCCATATATATTCCGTACGGCTCGTAATTCTTCTCAGGATGCAGTTGCAGGAGCAGCAGCGATTGCTAAAGAAGGAGTGAAGATAGCGACCTTCGCACCAGATTATTCCTTCGGCTGGGATGGAGTCACAGCATTTAAAGCAGCAGCTGAAAAGCTGGGGGCAGAAATCGTATTAGAGGAATACGCTGACCCTGCTGCAACAGATTTCACATCTAATCTACAAAAGGTAATTCAAGCGAAACCAGATTATCTTTTCGTCGTTTGGGCTGGGGCTAACTCACCTTGGAACCAAATTGCTGACTTAAAATTGCAGGATAAAGGAATAAAAATCTCTACGGGTGCACCAGATATCCCTGCTCTATCTATTATGGAGCCGCTAATTGGTATGGAGGGATTTTCGGTTTATTATCACACATTACCAGACAATGAAATTAATGATTGGTTAGTTGAGGAGCATAAAAAACGTTTTAATGGAGAAGTCCCTGATCTGTTCACTCCTGGTGGTATGTCAGCTGCCATTGCCATCGTAGAAGCACTAAAAAAATCTGAGGGTAATACAGATGCCAATGAGCTCATTAAGTTGATGGAAGGTATGTCTTTTGAAACTGCAAAAGGAAAAATGACGTTCCGTGCGGAAGATCATCAGGCACTTCAATCTTTATATTCTATTAAACTAGAGAAACAAGATGGTATCCCGTACCCAGTACCGGTTCTGATTCGAGAATTGTCACCAGAAGAAACGGAGCCACCAATTATAAACAAGAAGTAA
- a CDS encoding AMP-binding protein translates to MLSEQAWIYKRAILSPTKKALIDSSSGKEWTYEALWEQVSGWANYFEQQGYKAGQRIVVLSHNRIELFALLFACGLKGLIYVPLNFRLSTKELQYILDDCSPVAVIYDDEHRYLSTFFPTFKTIILSSITLSNNSDFHLNTDWKPDDPWLIIYTGGTTGSPKGAVLSFDNVNWNAINTIISWGLNEEDCTLNYMPMFHTGGLNALCIPILMAGGTVVTGNKFQAEEALKYLDSYKTTLSLFVPTMYQAMLDTEYINKSLFPTVKCFLSGGAPCPHTIYNKFEEIGILFKEGYGLTEAGPNNFFVHPEKAMLKKGTVGKCMQFNEVKVVNENGEPCQKNEVGELYVSGRHVFKHYWNNDGETKNTFEGKWLKTGDLAIFDEDGDFFIVGRKKEMIISGGENIYPLEIEQRLTEHPNVKEAAVLGLEDVKWGECVTAFISYASSSVSEQELIDYCKVTLGSYKVPKKIYFLEELPRTDVGKINKKLLKEMALKAVE, encoded by the coding sequence ATGTTATCTGAACAAGCATGGATTTATAAAAGGGCTATCCTCTCTCCAACTAAGAAGGCTTTAATAGATAGTAGTAGTGGCAAGGAATGGACCTATGAAGCATTATGGGAACAAGTAAGTGGGTGGGCCAACTATTTTGAGCAACAAGGATATAAAGCTGGGCAGAGAATCGTGGTTCTTTCTCATAATAGAATAGAACTATTTGCATTATTGTTCGCCTGTGGTTTGAAAGGACTTATCTATGTGCCGTTAAATTTCCGGTTAAGCACCAAAGAATTACAATATATACTAGATGATTGTTCGCCAGTGGCCGTCATTTACGATGACGAGCATAGATACTTAAGTACATTTTTCCCTACCTTTAAAACAATTATTTTGTCGAGTATAACACTCTCCAATAATAGTGACTTCCATCTGAACACGGATTGGAAGCCGGATGATCCTTGGCTCATTATTTATACAGGCGGGACAACTGGAAGTCCTAAGGGAGCGGTACTATCCTTTGACAATGTCAATTGGAATGCGATCAATACAATCATCAGCTGGGGATTAAACGAAGAGGACTGTACATTAAACTATATGCCTATGTTTCATACTGGAGGACTAAACGCACTATGCATACCTATTTTAATGGCGGGGGGTACCGTGGTCACAGGCAACAAGTTCCAAGCAGAGGAAGCTTTAAAATACTTGGACTCCTACAAGACTACTCTGTCTTTGTTTGTGCCGACGATGTATCAAGCAATGTTAGATACAGAGTACATCAATAAGTCACTTTTCCCTACAGTTAAGTGTTTTTTATCCGGTGGGGCGCCTTGTCCTCACACAATCTATAATAAGTTTGAAGAGATTGGAATTTTGTTTAAAGAAGGCTACGGTTTGACGGAGGCAGGACCAAACAACTTTTTCGTCCATCCAGAGAAAGCTATGCTTAAAAAGGGTACAGTAGGCAAGTGTATGCAATTCAATGAAGTAAAAGTAGTAAACGAAAATGGGGAACCTTGTCAAAAAAATGAAGTAGGGGAGCTATACGTTTCAGGGAGACACGTTTTTAAGCACTACTGGAATAATGATGGGGAAACAAAAAATACATTTGAGGGCAAATGGTTAAAAACTGGAGATCTTGCAATCTTTGACGAGGATGGTGATTTCTTCATAGTGGGACGTAAAAAGGAAATGATTATTTCAGGTGGAGAGAATATTTATCCTTTAGAGATCGAGCAACGCCTTACGGAGCATCCTAATGTAAAGGAAGCAGCAGTACTAGGATTAGAGGACGTAAAATGGGGAGAGTGTGTGACTGCTTTTATTTCTTATGCTAGCTCATCTGTGTCAGAGCAGGAGCTGATTGATTATTGTAAAGTAACGCTAGGAAGCTATAAGGTTCCTAAGAAGATTTATTTTCTAGAAGAATTGCCAAGGACAGATGTAGGTAAAATTAATAAGAAACTATTAAAAGAGATGGCTTTAAAAGCTGTGGAGTAA
- a CDS encoding ABC transporter ATP-binding protein, translating to MEPILRTENLTIKFGGQIAVDHVNFTMPEKHFKSIIGPNGAGKTTFFNLISGELKPTEGDVFYKGRSLAKYSSIERTRQGLGRSFQITNVFPNLTVMENVRLAVQSKQKVRYQMLRHFSSYHKFQEEAEQLLEMVLLSKKAYAFANELSHGEKRKLEIAMLLALDTEVLLLDEPTAGMSLEEVPAILDVIKQIKQKGDKTILLIEHKMDMILDLSDSIMVLFNGRLLADGSPDEIMNNETVQNAYLGGLYDEHLA from the coding sequence ATGGAACCTATATTAAGAACGGAAAACCTGACAATTAAATTTGGAGGTCAAATTGCAGTAGACCATGTGAATTTTACTATGCCCGAAAAACATTTCAAATCGATTATTGGTCCAAATGGAGCTGGAAAGACAACTTTTTTTAATTTAATTAGTGGTGAATTGAAGCCAACAGAAGGCGATGTATTTTATAAAGGTCGATCTTTGGCTAAGTATTCTTCTATCGAGAGGACGCGACAAGGCTTAGGTAGATCCTTTCAAATAACAAATGTATTCCCAAATCTCACTGTCATGGAAAATGTTAGACTTGCGGTGCAATCGAAACAGAAAGTCCGTTATCAAATGCTTCGTCATTTTAGTAGCTACCATAAATTTCAGGAAGAGGCAGAACAGCTGTTGGAGATGGTTTTACTGTCTAAAAAAGCATATGCCTTTGCGAATGAGCTTTCTCATGGGGAAAAAAGAAAATTAGAAATTGCCATGCTTCTTGCTTTAGATACAGAGGTGCTGCTGTTGGATGAGCCGACCGCCGGTATGTCTTTAGAGGAGGTTCCAGCAATATTAGATGTGATCAAGCAGATTAAACAAAAGGGAGACAAAACCATTTTGTTGATTGAACATAAGATGGATATGATTTTGGACCTCTCCGACTCTATTATGGTTTTGTTCAATGGAAGGCTACTTGCAGATGGTAGCCCTGATGAAATCATGAACAATGAAACCGTTCAAAATGCATATTTGGGAGGTTTATACGATGAGCACCTTGCTTAA